From Cellulosimicrobium sp. ES-005, one genomic window encodes:
- a CDS encoding sugar phosphate isomerase/epimerase translates to MLPLVASGAYAATESDACTYGYSADSSVFFGDGAAASGVANVDRGDGCTLMDVFMAEAPFANHGQFVSTIGRIATEQVRNGVISDAERAAIVSAAAASEVGRPHPVTGTRSVDLSRIGLVGYTVRATMPSDAEGTLAALAECGFQNMEPSGAVGGFYGYTAAQLAPLTESAGIAVPSLGVSQANLENDIDGVIAEAQAIGAEYVRISGSGRWTLADYSRTAAVLNEAGAQLKEAGITVAYHNHGFEFQTEENGVTGYDVLVRETDPELVTMELDVYWAASVGVDTVGLFETYPGRFGLLHLKDIAPDGSFADVGSGTIDFAEIFANASLAGVEYAFTENDQPRPDGVTSACTSLAYLTELQY, encoded by the coding sequence GTGCTCCCGCTCGTCGCGTCGGGCGCGTATGCGGCGACGGAGTCGGACGCGTGCACGTACGGCTACTCGGCGGACTCGAGCGTGTTCTTCGGAGACGGCGCTGCAGCATCCGGGGTCGCGAACGTCGATCGTGGCGACGGGTGCACGCTGATGGACGTCTTCATGGCCGAGGCGCCGTTCGCCAACCACGGCCAGTTCGTCAGCACGATCGGACGCATCGCCACCGAGCAGGTACGCAACGGCGTCATCTCCGACGCCGAGCGTGCCGCGATCGTCTCGGCAGCGGCCGCGTCCGAGGTCGGGCGACCGCATCCCGTGACCGGGACACGCTCCGTCGACCTGAGCCGGATCGGCCTCGTCGGCTACACCGTCCGTGCCACGATGCCGTCGGACGCCGAGGGCACCCTGGCGGCCCTGGCCGAGTGCGGCTTCCAGAACATGGAACCGTCGGGCGCCGTCGGCGGCTTCTACGGCTACACGGCCGCCCAGCTCGCGCCGCTCACCGAGTCTGCGGGCATCGCGGTGCCGTCGCTCGGTGTCAGTCAGGCGAACCTCGAGAACGACATCGACGGCGTGATCGCCGAGGCGCAGGCCATCGGTGCCGAGTACGTGCGCATCTCCGGCTCGGGTCGGTGGACCCTCGCGGACTACTCCCGGACCGCGGCCGTGCTGAACGAGGCCGGCGCGCAGCTCAAGGAGGCCGGCATCACGGTCGCGTACCACAACCACGGCTTCGAGTTCCAGACCGAGGAGAACGGGGTGACCGGCTACGACGTCCTGGTCCGCGAGACCGACCCCGAGCTCGTGACCATGGAGCTCGACGTCTACTGGGCGGCCAGCGTCGGGGTCGACACGGTCGGTCTCTTCGAGACCTACCCCGGCCGGTTCGGGCTGCTCCACCTCAAGGACATCGCTCCTGACGGCTCCTTCGCCGACGTCGGGTCGGGCACCATCGACTTCGCCGAGATCTTCGCGAACGCGTCCCTGGCGGGCGTCGAGTACGCGTTCACCGAGAACGACCAGCCACGCCCCGACGGCGTGACGTCGGCGTGCACGAGCCTTGCGTACCTGACCGAGCTCCAGTACTGA
- a CDS encoding PQQ-dependent sugar dehydrogenase: protein MIAAIGTVASVPAAHAHEDAPPPAEVADDVFDKVPLVTEGLADPFELDVAEDGRVVYIQRTGQVKVLEQDTLRQFTALDLDYGLDLLTQSDGLLGLTLDNDFVENGWVYLLWSDPDVATMNLSRFTMGPDNVIDRGSEKRLLDFTIWRGEGRANSHMAGSLAMGPDGNLYVATGDNTDPFNQQGYTPIDERPGRRAYDAQATSANTDDLRGKILRITPQDDGTYTVPEGNLFPPGRRTRGPRSTAWASATRSASPSILRPVPSWSVTTGPTPGWRTRCGVRKGWSSSSG, encoded by the coding sequence ATGATCGCCGCGATCGGCACCGTCGCTTCTGTCCCAGCCGCTCACGCGCACGAGGACGCACCCCCTCCTGCCGAGGTCGCGGACGACGTCTTCGACAAGGTGCCGCTGGTCACCGAAGGCCTCGCCGACCCGTTCGAGCTCGACGTCGCCGAGGACGGGCGCGTGGTCTACATCCAGCGGACGGGACAGGTGAAGGTGCTCGAGCAGGACACGCTCCGCCAGTTCACCGCGCTCGACCTCGACTACGGCCTCGACCTGCTGACGCAGTCCGACGGTCTGCTCGGCCTGACGCTCGACAACGACTTCGTCGAGAACGGCTGGGTCTACCTCCTCTGGAGCGACCCCGACGTGGCCACGATGAATCTGTCGCGGTTCACCATGGGGCCCGACAACGTGATCGACCGAGGCTCCGAGAAGCGTCTGCTCGACTTCACGATCTGGCGCGGGGAGGGTCGCGCCAACTCGCACATGGCCGGCTCGCTCGCCATGGGCCCCGACGGGAACCTCTACGTCGCCACCGGTGACAACACCGACCCGTTCAACCAACAGGGGTACACCCCGATCGACGAACGACCGGGCCGCCGCGCGTACGACGCCCAGGCGACGTCGGCGAACACCGACGACCTGCGCGGCAAGATCCTCCGGATCACGCCCCAGGACGACGGGACGTACACCGTCCCCGAGGGAAACCTCTTCCCGCCGGGACGGAGAACACGAGGCCCGAGATCTACGGCATGGGCTTCCGCAACCCGTTCCGCATCACCGTCGATCCTGCGACCGGTGCCGTCCTGGTCGGTGACTACGGGCCCGACGCCCGGGTGGCGAACCCGCTGCGGGGTCCGGAAGGGCTGGTCGAGCTCGTCCGGATGA
- a CDS encoding DUF2200 domain-containing protein, whose product MARHRIFGISFASVYPLYVTKVERKGRTTDELDQVIGWLTGYDDAGLAAAISDEITLEEFFDRAPSMNPNASLITGVICGVRVEEIDDPLMQKIRYLDKLVDEVARGKKMTSILRGETAAAS is encoded by the coding sequence ATGGCGCGACACCGCATCTTCGGGATCAGCTTCGCGAGCGTCTACCCGCTCTACGTGACCAAGGTGGAGCGCAAGGGGCGCACGACGGACGAGCTCGACCAGGTCATCGGCTGGCTCACCGGCTACGACGACGCCGGGCTCGCGGCGGCGATCTCGGACGAGATCACGCTCGAGGAGTTCTTCGACCGGGCACCGTCGATGAACCCGAACGCCTCGCTCATCACCGGGGTGATCTGCGGCGTCCGCGTCGAGGAGATCGACGACCCGCTCATGCAGAAGATCCGCTACCTCGACAAGCTCGTCGACGAGGTCGCGCGAGGGAAGAAGATGACCTCGATCCTCCGCGGGGAGACCGCGGCCGCCTCGTAG
- a CDS encoding dihydrofolate reductase family protein, translating into MGSIEIELFTTLDLVGQAPGGPEEDPEGGFAFGGWQAPLIDDVAGAQIAAAYEGADALLLGRRTYDIFASYWPFQEGGQDDDFAALFNRIPKYVASRGTPDLPWAGSTLLGPDLPAAVREVRDRHEHVKVVGSLDLVQTLLRERLFDRLDLWVHPIVLGTGKTVFDGGAVPTNLTLLEPPAPSPNGTVLLRYGLAAGTPGTGDMSEPGRGVGQDS; encoded by the coding sequence ATGGGATCGATCGAGATCGAGCTGTTCACGACCCTCGACCTCGTCGGGCAGGCGCCCGGCGGGCCGGAGGAGGACCCGGAGGGAGGGTTTGCGTTCGGCGGCTGGCAGGCACCGCTGATCGACGACGTCGCGGGCGCGCAGATCGCCGCGGCGTACGAGGGCGCGGACGCGCTGCTGCTCGGGCGGCGGACGTACGACATCTTCGCGTCGTACTGGCCGTTCCAGGAGGGCGGCCAGGACGACGACTTCGCCGCCCTGTTCAACCGCATCCCCAAGTACGTCGCGTCGCGCGGCACGCCGGACCTTCCGTGGGCCGGGTCGACGCTGCTCGGACCGGACCTGCCCGCCGCGGTGCGCGAGGTGCGCGACCGCCACGAGCACGTCAAGGTCGTCGGCAGCCTCGACCTGGTGCAGACGCTGCTGCGGGAGAGGCTGTTCGACCGCCTCGACCTGTGGGTGCACCCCATCGTGCTCGGCACGGGCAAGACCGTGTTCGACGGCGGCGCCGTCCCCACCAACCTCACCCTCCTCGAGCCGCCCGCACCCAGCCCCAACGGGACCGTCCTGCTGCGCTACGGCCTCGCCGCCGGCACACCCGGGACGGGCGACATGAGCGAGCCGGGACGCGGCGTCGGGCAGGACTCCTGA
- a CDS encoding cation diffusion facilitator family transporter: MTDGQDARRAGDPDLVRLLRRTVLLVAGLNLAYFVVELTVALAAGSVSLLADSVDFLEDTAINLLIAVALGFPLARRAVLGKVMALLILGPALFAAWEAVQRFGDPTAPHVVPLVLASLGAIVVNGVCAWLLVRVRHHGGSLSRAAFLSARNDVLVNVAVIAMGLVTAWTGSGWPDLVLGCGIIFLAFHSAYEVWEVSEEERLAAKAVAGEEIG; this comes from the coding sequence ATGACCGACGGGCAGGACGCGCGTCGGGCGGGCGACCCCGACCTCGTCCGCCTGCTACGGCGCACCGTCCTGCTGGTCGCGGGGCTCAACCTCGCGTACTTCGTCGTCGAGCTCACGGTCGCGCTCGCGGCGGGTTCGGTCTCGCTGCTCGCCGACAGCGTGGACTTCCTCGAGGACACGGCGATCAACCTGCTCATCGCCGTCGCGCTCGGCTTCCCGCTCGCGCGGCGCGCGGTCCTGGGCAAGGTCATGGCGCTGCTCATCCTCGGTCCTGCCCTCTTCGCGGCCTGGGAGGCGGTGCAGCGCTTCGGCGACCCGACGGCGCCCCACGTCGTGCCGCTCGTCCTCGCCTCGCTCGGGGCGATCGTCGTCAACGGCGTGTGCGCGTGGCTCCTGGTGCGGGTCCGACACCACGGTGGGTCGCTGAGCCGGGCAGCGTTCCTGTCGGCGCGCAACGACGTGCTCGTCAACGTCGCCGTCATCGCGATGGGGCTCGTGACCGCGTGGACCGGCTCCGGCTGGCCGGACCTCGTGCTCGGGTGCGGGATCATCTTCCTCGCGTTCCACTCCGCCTACGAGGTCTGGGAGGTCAGCGAGGAGGAGCGGCTGGCCGCCAAGGCCGTCGCGGGCGAGGAGATCGGGTGA
- a CDS encoding VOC family protein, whose product MTIQRLDNVAVVVDDLDAAVAFFAELGMELENRMTIEGRWAERVVGLDGLRSEIAMMRVPDGHGRLELTRYHAPAPLDLGLGTAPPNVLGLHRVMFAVDDIDETVRRLGPHGGAVMGEIVEYEGVYRLCYLRGPGGVIVGIAEQLD is encoded by the coding sequence ATGACGATCCAGCGACTCGACAACGTGGCGGTCGTCGTCGACGACCTCGACGCGGCCGTCGCGTTCTTCGCCGAGCTCGGGATGGAGCTCGAGAACCGGATGACGATCGAGGGGCGGTGGGCCGAGCGCGTCGTCGGGCTCGACGGCCTGCGGTCGGAGATCGCGATGATGCGCGTCCCCGACGGGCACGGGCGCCTCGAGCTCACCCGGTACCACGCACCCGCGCCGCTCGACCTCGGCCTGGGCACGGCCCCGCCGAACGTGCTGGGCCTGCACCGCGTGATGTTCGCCGTCGACGACATCGACGAGACGGTGCGGCGCCTCGGGCCCCACGGCGGCGCGGTGATGGGAGAGATCGTCGAGTACGAGGGCGTCTACCGGCTCTGCTACCTGCGCGGACCGGGCGGCGTCATCGTGGGGATCGCGGAGCAGCTCGACTGA
- a CDS encoding DUF4430 domain-containing protein codes for MTLRTLRDAAARPLTALTAVLLAAGLLAGCSSTDEPAADAASPSTSTASEETSAPADDATDEASDDAEDAPELSYEGRAGTTALDLLLEADPSAQVTGEGENAFVTAIDGVAADPDSEFWALYVNGEMATVGAGSLETEDGDEITWKLETFTS; via the coding sequence GTGACCCTCCGAACCCTCCGCGACGCCGCCGCGCGCCCGCTCACCGCCCTGACCGCCGTCCTGCTCGCCGCGGGCCTGCTGGCCGGGTGCTCCTCCACCGACGAGCCGGCCGCCGACGCCGCGTCGCCGTCCACGTCGACCGCGAGCGAGGAGACGAGCGCCCCGGCCGACGACGCGACGGACGAGGCGTCCGACGACGCCGAGGACGCGCCCGAGCTCTCGTACGAGGGGCGCGCGGGCACGACCGCGCTCGACCTGCTGCTCGAGGCGGACCCGTCCGCCCAGGTGACCGGCGAGGGCGAGAACGCGTTCGTCACGGCGATCGACGGCGTCGCGGCCGACCCGGACAGCGAGTTCTGGGCGCTGTACGTGAACGGCGAGATGGCTACCGTGGGAGCAGGATCCCTCGAGACCGAGGACGGGGACGAGATCACGTGGAAGCTCGAGACGTTCACCTCGTGA
- a CDS encoding inositol-3-phosphate synthase gives MTTAQPFTPPGAPMRDRAARDLTPSTGSPGHAAPTERTGLWLVGARGSVATTATLGLAVLAQGHAAPTGCVTAQPEFDDVPLPGFGDLVVGGHDLSPCPMVERAEALVGAGMIAPSLLSTARSALEAADAEVRPGYDPQGHDGSQLEVAERLAADVLAFRDRHALARVVVVDLASTEPPIEPRPEHDDVDALLAALAEPARTVLPPSSVTAYAAVLAGAPYAAFTPSAGMAIPALTRLATQAGLPVAGQDGKTGQTWLRTVLAPAFTARGLRVLSWAGTNLLGGGDGATLADPQNVRSKLATKSRGLRDLTGSDVTPLHIDNVPDLGDIKVAWDHVHVEGFLGTRLTLQTTWSAFDSMLAAPYVLDLTRLLALAHAARIAGPVPELGFFFKEPWASDTHDAAAQARDLHAWAGRLGALVASRTGV, from the coding sequence GTGACCACTGCCCAGCCGTTCACCCCACCGGGCGCGCCGATGCGCGATCGCGCCGCTCGCGACCTCACGCCGTCCACCGGGAGCCCCGGCCACGCCGCGCCGACCGAGCGGACAGGACTGTGGCTCGTGGGAGCGCGCGGTTCGGTGGCGACGACGGCGACGCTCGGGCTCGCCGTGCTCGCCCAGGGCCACGCGGCACCGACCGGGTGCGTGACCGCGCAGCCGGAGTTCGACGACGTGCCGCTGCCCGGGTTCGGCGACCTCGTCGTCGGCGGGCACGACCTCTCTCCTTGCCCGATGGTCGAGCGAGCCGAGGCCTTGGTCGGCGCCGGGATGATCGCCCCGTCTCTGCTGTCGACGGCACGAAGCGCCCTGGAGGCCGCCGACGCCGAGGTGCGGCCCGGCTACGACCCGCAGGGGCACGACGGCTCCCAGCTCGAGGTGGCCGAACGGCTCGCGGCGGACGTCCTCGCGTTCCGCGACCGGCACGCCCTGGCCCGGGTCGTGGTCGTCGACCTGGCCTCGACCGAGCCGCCGATCGAGCCACGGCCCGAGCACGACGACGTCGACGCGCTGCTCGCGGCGCTCGCCGAGCCCGCTCGCACGGTCCTGCCCCCGTCGTCGGTGACCGCGTACGCCGCCGTGCTCGCGGGCGCGCCGTACGCCGCCTTCACGCCGTCGGCGGGCATGGCGATCCCCGCGCTGACCCGGCTGGCTACGCAGGCCGGCCTGCCCGTCGCCGGCCAGGACGGCAAGACGGGTCAGACCTGGCTGCGGACCGTCCTGGCGCCCGCGTTCACGGCCCGCGGCCTCCGGGTGCTCTCCTGGGCCGGGACCAACCTGCTCGGTGGCGGCGACGGCGCCACCCTGGCCGACCCGCAGAACGTCCGCAGCAAGCTCGCGACGAAGTCGCGCGGCCTCCGGGACCTCACCGGCTCCGACGTCACCCCGCTGCACATCGACAACGTGCCCGACCTCGGCGACATTAAGGTCGCGTGGGACCACGTGCACGTCGAGGGCTTCCTCGGCACCCGCTTGACCCTGCAGACGACCTGGAGCGCGTTCGACTCGATGCTCGCGGCGCCGTACGTGCTCGACCTCACCCGCCTCCTCGCCCTCGCGCACGCCGCAAGGATCGCGGGGCCGGTGCCCGAGCTCGGGTTCTTCTTCAAGGAGCCGTGGGCCTCCGACACGCACGACGCTGCCGCGCAGGCTCGCGACCTGCACGCGTGGGCCGGCCGGCTCGGCGCGCTCGTCGCGTCGCGGACCGGCGTGTGA
- a CDS encoding PKD domain-containing protein encodes MLSLDETTGELLSIDPFLPDETFVAPFEAEFGPDGSLYVIDFGRGSGAGRGSTNTDAGIYRIDYAADGRRPVSQFTSDVDSGTAPLAVAFDGSASQSPDGLDITYEWDFENDGTVDSTERDPVHTYTENGQHTARLTVTDTDGLSGVSVQKITVGNTRPEVSFARPLAGGFAELGDTVPYAVDVVDAEDGSTADGTIDCSLVTVATQLGHDDHAHPLDNYEGCSGEVFLDPADHGVGQNVYAVLGAGYQDLGAPGVPELAAQEIIRLQVRDKEAEFFSRGSGVQIVDDDAARGGRWVDGFDDGDWIAFDRVDLTGISGLTVGAVRGAAETTLEVRTGSPTGPKLGQVKIAPATAPGQVVSPTIEIDAKGGETSLYVVASSKGRADAEAGVVALDWLVFHGRGVADATAPVVEAQASRGGGPAGIAVTLSGSAVAPEGRTIGSYVWDFGDGTTAEGAEATHVYTQPGRYTARLIATDSAGTRDWTTVGINVAATSK; translated from the coding sequence ATGCTGTCGCTGGACGAGACGACGGGCGAGCTGCTCTCGATCGACCCGTTCCTGCCCGACGAGACGTTCGTCGCACCGTTCGAGGCGGAGTTCGGGCCCGACGGATCGCTGTACGTCATCGACTTCGGGCGAGGCAGCGGGGCGGGCCGGGGCAGCACCAACACGGACGCCGGCATCTACCGCATCGACTACGCAGCCGACGGTCGTCGCCCGGTGTCCCAGTTCACCTCCGACGTCGACTCGGGCACGGCGCCGCTGGCCGTCGCCTTCGACGGCAGCGCGAGCCAGAGCCCGGACGGGCTCGACATCACCTACGAGTGGGACTTCGAGAACGACGGCACCGTCGACTCGACGGAACGTGACCCCGTCCACACCTACACGGAGAACGGGCAGCACACCGCACGCCTGACCGTCACCGACACCGACGGGCTCAGCGGCGTCTCCGTCCAGAAGATCACGGTCGGCAACACCCGTCCCGAGGTGTCCTTCGCCCGGCCGCTCGCCGGCGGCTTCGCGGAGCTCGGCGACACGGTGCCGTACGCGGTCGACGTCGTGGACGCCGAGGACGGCTCGACGGCCGACGGGACGATCGACTGCAGCCTCGTCACGGTCGCGACCCAGCTCGGGCACGACGACCACGCGCATCCTCTCGACAACTACGAGGGATGCTCCGGCGAGGTCTTCCTCGACCCGGCCGACCACGGCGTGGGCCAGAACGTGTACGCGGTGCTCGGTGCCGGGTACCAGGACCTCGGTGCTCCGGGCGTCCCGGAGCTCGCCGCGCAGGAGATCATCCGCCTGCAGGTCCGCGACAAGGAGGCCGAGTTCTTCAGCAGGGGATCCGGGGTCCAGATCGTCGACGACGACGCCGCCCGGGGTGGACGGTGGGTCGATGGTTTCGACGACGGCGACTGGATCGCCTTCGATCGCGTGGACCTGACGGGCATCTCGGGCCTGACCGTCGGAGCCGTGCGTGGCGCCGCCGAGACCACGCTCGAGGTGCGCACAGGCAGCCCGACCGGGCCCAAGCTGGGGCAGGTCAAGATCGCCCCGGCGACCGCACCGGGCCAGGTGGTGTCGCCCACCATCGAGATCGACGCCAAGGGCGGGGAGACGTCCCTGTACGTGGTCGCCTCCAGCAAGGGCAGGGCCGACGCCGAGGCGGGCGTCGTGGCGCTCGACTGGCTGGTCTTCCACGGGCGCGGCGTCGCCGACGCGACGGCCCCGGTCGTCGAGGCGCAGGCGAGCCGCGGAGGCGGCCCCGCCGGCATCGCGGTCACGCTCAGCGGCTCCGCGGTCGCTCCGGAGGGTCGCACCATCGGGTCCTACGTCTGGGACTTCGGGGACGGGACGACGGCGGAGGGCGCCGAGGCGACCCACGTCTACACCCAGCCGGGCAGGTACACCGCCCGTCTGATCGCGACCGACAGTGCCGGCACCCGCGACTGGACGACGGTGGGGATCAACGTCGCGGCCACGTCGAAGTGA
- a CDS encoding DUF6580 family putative transport protein — MTRWWRPALVVALAALAVVWRLVRADLGAPANLELVTAATFAATLLLRSRWAFVVPLAVTVVSDVVLGNTAIALFTWSAWLVVGLGSLLARNTTGWRRVGAGAAFGVAGSLWFFAWTNFGVWFQGRGIWYPASVDGLVASYVAGLPFLRTMLLGNLVLLPLVAAGTLLVDRIEASHAMVAVRPAGAAG, encoded by the coding sequence GTGACTCGCTGGTGGCGCCCGGCGCTCGTCGTGGCGCTCGCGGCGCTGGCCGTGGTCTGGCGCCTCGTGCGTGCCGACCTGGGCGCGCCCGCCAACCTCGAGCTCGTCACGGCCGCGACGTTCGCGGCGACGCTCCTGCTGCGCTCGCGCTGGGCGTTCGTCGTGCCGCTCGCCGTGACGGTCGTGTCCGACGTCGTGCTCGGCAACACCGCGATCGCGCTCTTCACGTGGAGCGCCTGGCTCGTGGTCGGGCTGGGCTCGCTGCTCGCGCGGAACACGACCGGCTGGCGCCGCGTCGGCGCGGGCGCCGCGTTCGGCGTCGCGGGCTCGCTGTGGTTCTTCGCGTGGACCAACTTCGGCGTCTGGTTCCAGGGGCGTGGCATCTGGTACCCGGCCTCCGTGGACGGACTCGTCGCGAGCTACGTCGCGGGTCTGCCGTTCCTGCGCACGATGCTGCTGGGCAACCTCGTGCTCCTGCCGCTGGTCGCGGCGGGCACGCTGCTCGTGGACCGGATCGAGGCCTCGCACGCGATGGTCGCGGTCCGTCCGGCGGGAGCCGCGGGGTAG